In the genome of Chlamydia trachomatis A/HAR-13, one region contains:
- the rpsG gene encoding 30S ribosomal protein S7 has product MSRRHAAEKKVIPGDPVYGSVVLERFINKVMLHGKKSIARKIVYGALERFAKRLGLENPLEGFEEALENAKPVLEVRSRRVGGATYQVPVEVAPDRRSCLAMQWIIKHARSKPGKCMEVGLANELIDCFNKQGATIKKREDTHRMAEANKAFAHYKW; this is encoded by the coding sequence ATGTCAAGACGACATGCGGCTGAGAAGAAGGTCATTCCAGGCGATCCTGTTTACGGGAGCGTAGTCTTAGAAAGATTTATTAACAAAGTAATGTTGCACGGGAAGAAGAGCATCGCTAGAAAGATTGTTTACGGTGCTTTAGAGCGTTTTGCTAAAAGATTAGGCTTAGAGAATCCTTTAGAAGGATTCGAAGAAGCTTTGGAGAATGCGAAGCCTGTTCTTGAAGTGCGTTCTCGCAGAGTTGGTGGTGCTACTTACCAAGTTCCTGTTGAAGTGGCTCCTGATAGAAGAAGCTGTCTTGCTATGCAATGGATTATCAAGCATGCTCGTTCTAAGCCAGGGAAATGTATGGAAGTCGGTCTTGCTAATGAGTTGATCGATTGCTTCAATAAACAAGGGGCTACGATTAAGAAACGCGAGGACACCCATCGCATGGCTGAAGCAAATAAAGCATTTGCTCATTATAAGTGGTAA
- the rpsL gene encoding 30S ribosomal protein S12 produces MPTINQLIRKKRQSGATRKKSPALQKSPQKRGVCLQVKTKTPKKPNSALRKVAWVRLSNGQEVIAYIGGEGHNLQEHSIVLVQGGRVKDLPGVRYHIVRGALDCAAVKNRKQSRSRYGAKRPK; encoded by the coding sequence ATGCCGACGATTAATCAGTTAATACGTAAGAAGCGTCAGTCTGGCGCAACTAGAAAGAAATCTCCAGCTTTACAAAAGTCTCCTCAGAAAAGAGGGGTCTGTCTTCAGGTAAAAACTAAAACTCCGAAGAAACCTAACTCAGCTTTGCGTAAGGTTGCTTGGGTTCGTTTGTCTAATGGACAAGAGGTAATTGCCTACATCGGTGGAGAGGGTCATAATTTGCAGGAGCACAGCATCGTTTTAGTCCAAGGCGGAAGAGTTAAGGATTTGCCAGGGGTGCGTTATCACATCGTCCGAGGTGCTTTAGATTGTGCTGCCGTAAAAAATAGAAAACAGAGCCGTTCTCGCTACGGCGCAAAGCGTCCTAAGTAG